One Marinobacter sp. es.048 genomic window, AGCACCCGGCACGCCATTGAAGCTGACATCGTGCGTCTCTTCTCCAGTCAGGGACAGGCCGCTGATAGCGCCTGTCGCTTCACTGTGGGCTATGACCCCCGCCAGTTGAGCGGAAACGGTTACCAGAAAGGCCTCTTCTCCCTCATCAAAGCATCGGGAACTTTCCCGCTGCTGGACAACGAGCACGCCCAATACCCGGCGATGGTGAATGATCGGAACACCCAGGAAAGAACGGAACCGCTCCTCCCCGGTCTCCGGGAAATAGCGGTAGCGCGGATGGGAAGGGGCATCTTCCAGATTAATGGGCTCCTCACGGGAGCCCACGAGCCCGACAAGGCCCTCGGAGTAGGCCAGACTCACCTGGCCAACCGCCTTGCGGTAAAGCCCCTCGGTGGCCATCAGAATGTAGCGGTTGGTGGCCGGGTCAAGCAGGTAAACGGAACAGACTTCGGTTCCCATGGCTTTCTGCACCCGCGATACAATGATATCCAGCGCCTCCTGCAGATCGCGGGCGCTGTTTACCTCTTGCACTAGACTTCGCAGAATGCTCAGCATGGCGGTGTCAGTCCGTCATTTCTGGTGTTCCTGTAAACGCTGATTCTGCTCCGCCCTGTGCCACTGCTCCATGTTGTAGAACAGCCGCGGCGCAAGCTCTCTCAGCGCGCGTCGATACACTTCTCGCTTGAAAGAGACCACCTGGCCCAGCGGATACCAGTAGCTTACCCACTGCCAGCCATCGAACTCCGGTGAATCCGTGCCGTCCACGCAAACCTGCGCGTCCGGCGATAACATCCTCAGCAGGAACCATTTCTGTTTTTGGCCCACACAAACAGGGTGGGAGTTTTGGCGTACCATCCTCCTCGGGAGTCGATACCTCAGCCAGCCTCGGGTGCAACTGATGATTTCCACATCGCTTGCACACAGGCCGATTTCCTCTCCAAGCTCCCGATACAGTGCATCCTCGGGGGATTCATCATGTTTGATGCCGCCCTGGGGGAACTGCCAGGAGTCCTGCCCTATTCGCCTTGCCCAGAGAACTTCTCCCCTGTGATTGGCCAGAATGATTCCGACGTTGGGTCTGAAACCGTCTGAATCGATCACGGCACAGTCCTCTCAAAAGTCGGTAGACCGGTACAAAAATTCACCGGTCGGATTTGTCCAAGTTGCTCTCATTCTTACAGAATCCCAAGGGTTCGGCAAACGCAGCCGTTGGGGACAGGTCATGGTAGACTTGGCGTTTTCCCGAAAGCCCTGTGATCACCGGAGGTAACCGCTTGACGCTCGCAATTTTTGATCTGGACAACACCCTTCTGGCCGGCGACAGCGACCACGCCTGGGGCGAATTTCTGGTAGAGGAAGGCATTGTCGATGCCGAGGAATACCGCCGAGCCAACGACCGCTTCTACCAGGAATACCTGAACGGCGAGCTGGATATCCTGCATTACCTCGGCTTTGCGCTTCAGCCGCTGGCCAGTCACAACATGGAGGAGCTACTGGCGTGGCGGGAAGCCTTTATGGAGAAAAAGGTGCGCCCCATGATGCAGGCCAGTGCGGATGCGCTGCTGGACAGCCACCGGGAGCAGGGTCACACGCTGATGATCATCACCGCCACCAACCGGTTTGTGACTGAACCCATTGCCGAGGCTCTCGGCATCGAACATCTGATTGCCACCGAACCGGAGTTGGTCAACGGCCGTTATACAGGCGAAGTGGCCGGCACTCCGAGCTTTCAGGATGGCAAGGTCACGCGACTGGATGACTGGCTGACCGCCCATAACAGGACGCTTGAAGGGGCCTGGTTCTACAGCGACTCCCACAACGACCTGCCGCTGCTGAAAAAAGTGGACAACCCGATAGCCGTTGACCCGGACCCGACCCTGGAGCAATTTGCCCGGGACAACGGCTGGAAAGTGATGTCACTGCGGGGTTAATGATAGGGTTAAAAGAACCCTGTCAGTGATCGGACAAAGCAGGATTTGATGTAATCGGTCTCGGGAATACCCGGAATCACCGGATGATCCGGGGCCTGATGCCCCTGCTCCAGCAACTGGACAAAGCGGTCGATCTTCCGGCCGCTACCCCGAATAATGTCCACCAGCTTGTCCTGCGAGAGGTGCATGGAACAGGACGCCGACACCAGAATGCCATCGCGCTCCAGTAACCGCAGACCGAGCTGATTCAGCCGGGCATAGGCCTCTTCCCCCGCTTTCTGATCCCTGCGCCGGGGAATCAGTGCCGGCGGATCCAGAACCACGACAT contains:
- a CDS encoding HAD family hydrolase codes for the protein MTLAIFDLDNTLLAGDSDHAWGEFLVEEGIVDAEEYRRANDRFYQEYLNGELDILHYLGFALQPLASHNMEELLAWREAFMEKKVRPMMQASADALLDSHREQGHTLMIITATNRFVTEPIAEALGIEHLIATEPELVNGRYTGEVAGTPSFQDGKVTRLDDWLTAHNRTLEGAWFYSDSHNDLPLLKKVDNPIAVDPDPTLEQFARDNGWKVMSLRG
- a CDS encoding RNA pyrophosphohydrolase; translation: MIDSDGFRPNVGIILANHRGEVLWARRIGQDSWQFPQGGIKHDESPEDALYRELGEEIGLCASDVEIISCTRGWLRYRLPRRMVRQNSHPVCVGQKQKWFLLRMLSPDAQVCVDGTDSPEFDGWQWVSYWYPLGQVVSFKREVYRRALRELAPRLFYNMEQWHRAEQNQRLQEHQK